Proteins from a genomic interval of Euwallacea fornicatus isolate EFF26 chromosome 37, ASM4011564v1, whole genome shotgun sequence:
- the LOC136349358 gene encoding EGFR adapter protein-like isoform X3 yields MILGKSLKMAFRPRKAQSTSLDQSSSDDSPNKNNIPMTSYSKPFQESLDGSSIGIPVLPGQHSASAPSRAALSSDESNSPTQLNQFKRLVEKPSLMKRIGKGFGANVSDEEYPLVSDGSSSIPGSQSNISLTNPDNTEMTTLRIRDRPQSLLKAGTSKDSCDFLGKNEANLKMAPWYQEGIPREIALEILGQEPIGSFMVRKSTTKAGCFALSVRVPRSFQPRGIAHYLIMRTGKGYRIKGFTKDFPTMASLIAHHSVMPELLPCPLSLSRYHPVCVISDCRRDFADIQPKHAEG; encoded by the exons ATGATCCTAGGGAAATCCTTGAAAATGGCCTTTAGGCCTCGCAAAGCTCAATCGACCTCACTGGATCAGAGCTCTTCGGACGATTCCCCCAATAAG AACAACATTCCCATGACGAGTTACTCCAAGCCGTTCCAAGAGTCCCTGGATGGGTCCTCCATTGGGATTCCAGTCCTACCGGGCCAGCACTCGGCCAGTGCCCCGTCCAGGGCAGCGCTAAGCAGCGACGAGAGCAACTCTCCTACACAATTAAACCAGTTTAAGAGGCTGGTTGAGAAACCCTCCCTTATGAAGCGCATTGGCAAGGGATTTGGAGCTAATGTAAGCGACGAGGAATATCCATTGGTCAGCGACGGAAGCTCCAGCATACCTG GCAGCCAATCCAACATTTCCCTGACAAATCCCGATAATACCGAAATGACGACGTTACGAATCAGAGACCGTCCTCAATCTCTCCTCAAAGCAGGCACTTCTAAAGACTCCTGCGATTTCCTCGGCAAAAACGAAGCAAATTTGAA GATGGCCCCTTGGTACCAAGAGGGCATTCCCCGGGAAATCGCCTTGGAAATCCTGGGGCAGGAACCTATAGGGTCGTTCATGGTGCGCAAAAGCACCACCAAAGCCGGCTGCTTCGCTTTAAGCGTCCGGGTACCTCGCAGTTTCCAACCCAGAGGAATCGCCCACTACTTGATAATGAGGACTGGAAAGGGATATCGAATAAAG GGGTTTACCAAAGATTTCCCCACCATGGCGTCCCTGATCGCCCATCATTCAGTAATGCCAGAACTACTTCCCTGTCCTCTTTCGCTGAGCAGGTACCATCCAGTGTGCGTCATCTCGGATTGCAGAAGGGACTTCGCTGACATTCAGCCCAAACACGCAGAGGGATAG
- the LOC136349358 gene encoding EGFR adapter protein-like isoform X1, with amino-acid sequence MGLLGKSELEPQRVFDNVQYTRLKEEQLQPEVHRRGMPGFEGYLSFNCKHCGHLQILQGTELDMILGKSLKMAFRPRKAQSTSLDQSSSDDSPNKNNIPMTSYSKPFQESLDGSSIGIPVLPGQHSASAPSRAALSSDESNSPTQLNQFKRLVEKPSLMKRIGKGFGANVSDEEYPLVSDGSSSIPGSQSNISLTNPDNTEMTTLRIRDRPQSLLKAGTSKDSCDFLGKNEANLKMAPWYQEGIPREIALEILGQEPIGSFMVRKSTTKAGCFALSVRVPRSFQPRGIAHYLIMRTGKGYRIKGFTKDFPTMASLIAHHSVMPELLPCPLSLSRYHPVCVISDCRRDFADIQPKHAEG; translated from the exons ATGGGACTGCTAGGGAAGAGTGAGCTGGAGCCGCAGAGGGTCTTCGACAATGTGCAGTACACAAGGCTGAAAGAAGAGCAGCTCCAGCCCGAGGTCCACCGGAGAGGTATGCCTGGATTCGAGGGCTACCTATCGTTCAATTGCAAACACTGTGGTCATTTACAAATACTTCAG GGGACAGAACTCGACATGATCCTAGGGAAATCCTTGAAAATGGCCTTTAGGCCTCGCAAAGCTCAATCGACCTCACTGGATCAGAGCTCTTCGGACGATTCCCCCAATAAG AACAACATTCCCATGACGAGTTACTCCAAGCCGTTCCAAGAGTCCCTGGATGGGTCCTCCATTGGGATTCCAGTCCTACCGGGCCAGCACTCGGCCAGTGCCCCGTCCAGGGCAGCGCTAAGCAGCGACGAGAGCAACTCTCCTACACAATTAAACCAGTTTAAGAGGCTGGTTGAGAAACCCTCCCTTATGAAGCGCATTGGCAAGGGATTTGGAGCTAATGTAAGCGACGAGGAATATCCATTGGTCAGCGACGGAAGCTCCAGCATACCTG GCAGCCAATCCAACATTTCCCTGACAAATCCCGATAATACCGAAATGACGACGTTACGAATCAGAGACCGTCCTCAATCTCTCCTCAAAGCAGGCACTTCTAAAGACTCCTGCGATTTCCTCGGCAAAAACGAAGCAAATTTGAA GATGGCCCCTTGGTACCAAGAGGGCATTCCCCGGGAAATCGCCTTGGAAATCCTGGGGCAGGAACCTATAGGGTCGTTCATGGTGCGCAAAAGCACCACCAAAGCCGGCTGCTTCGCTTTAAGCGTCCGGGTACCTCGCAGTTTCCAACCCAGAGGAATCGCCCACTACTTGATAATGAGGACTGGAAAGGGATATCGAATAAAG GGGTTTACCAAAGATTTCCCCACCATGGCGTCCCTGATCGCCCATCATTCAGTAATGCCAGAACTACTTCCCTGTCCTCTTTCGCTGAGCAGGTACCATCCAGTGTGCGTCATCTCGGATTGCAGAAGGGACTTCGCTGACATTCAGCCCAAACACGCAGAGGGATAG
- the LOC136349361 gene encoding uncharacterized protein, whose protein sequence is MQGCCLRNVQAKFVARLLRFASVSIDSLLVPAQFLVFLDTKMNMDFESQRKLVQMYGNNRLLWDTNLPDFYNVPKKEKVWREISQELSVAVEELKRKIKSLMASYRRERSRLNLHKQQGQEYTSNWFAFPWFQFYEEHKRKENKTSTTSTESKPPSANSLEGVQISYNLHITDEDSNSQAAQEEHHITFNPAPSKKIRLDSPESQTMSLDKETVMSALLRRNSDHYEAFGNLVASELRKYDSRTLPYVKRAILDILFKADIGEFEAGVVKVEAALDEVEPNGELKCKSEVLDEEEV, encoded by the exons ATGCAGGGCTGTTGTTTGCGGAACGTGCAAGCTAAATTCGTCGCTCGCTTGCTTCGTTTCGCTTCAGTTTCTATCGATTCGTTGCTAGTCCCGGCCCAATTTCTCGTATTTCTCGACACAAAAATGAACATGGACTTTGAGTCCCAACGCAAATTGGTGCAAATGTACGGCAACAACCGTCTACTATGGGACACGAACCTGCCCGATTTCTACAACGTACCCAAAAAGGAAAAGGTGTGGCGGGAGATATCTCAGGAACTGAGCGTGGCGGTTGAGGAATTGAAAAGGAAGATTAAGTCCCTAATGGCGTCGTACCGGCGGGAGCGGTCGAGGCTTAATCTGCACAAGCAGCAAG gtcAGGAATATACTTCAAATTGGTTCGCATTTCCGTGGTTCCAATTCTATGAAGAGCACAAAAGGAAAGAGAACAAAACCTCTACCACCAGCACAGAAAGTAAACCCCCATCAGCTAATTCT CTTGAAGGAGTTCAAATCTCTTACAATCTACATATAACCGACGAAGACTCCAATTCGCAAGCAGCGCAAGAAGAGCACCATATCACGTTCAACCCTGCACCCTCGAAGAAAATTCGCCTAGACTCGCCAGAGAGTCAGACGATGAGTCTGGATAAAGAGACGGTGATGAGCGCCCTTTTAAGACGAAATTCGGATCATTACGAAGCCTTCGGAAATTTAGTAGCCAGTGAGCTGAGGAAATACGATAGTAGAACTTTGCCCTATGTGAAACGGGCCATTCTGGATATTCTCTTTAAGGCTGATATTGGTGAGTTTGAGGCTGGAGTCGTTAAAGTTGAAGCAGCTTTAGACGAAGTTGAGCCGAATGGAGAATTAAAGTGCAAAAGTGAGGTTTTAGACGAAGAAGAAGTGTAG
- the LOC136349358 gene encoding EGFR adapter protein-like isoform X2 — MGLLGKSELEPQRVFDNVQYTRLKEEQLQPEVHRRGMPGFEGYLSFNCKHCGHLQILQNNIPMTSYSKPFQESLDGSSIGIPVLPGQHSASAPSRAALSSDESNSPTQLNQFKRLVEKPSLMKRIGKGFGANVSDEEYPLVSDGSSSIPGSQSNISLTNPDNTEMTTLRIRDRPQSLLKAGTSKDSCDFLGKNEANLKMAPWYQEGIPREIALEILGQEPIGSFMVRKSTTKAGCFALSVRVPRSFQPRGIAHYLIMRTGKGYRIKGFTKDFPTMASLIAHHSVMPELLPCPLSLSRYHPVCVISDCRRDFADIQPKHAEG; from the exons ATGGGACTGCTAGGGAAGAGTGAGCTGGAGCCGCAGAGGGTCTTCGACAATGTGCAGTACACAAGGCTGAAAGAAGAGCAGCTCCAGCCCGAGGTCCACCGGAGAGGTATGCCTGGATTCGAGGGCTACCTATCGTTCAATTGCAAACACTGTGGTCATTTACAAATACTTCAG AACAACATTCCCATGACGAGTTACTCCAAGCCGTTCCAAGAGTCCCTGGATGGGTCCTCCATTGGGATTCCAGTCCTACCGGGCCAGCACTCGGCCAGTGCCCCGTCCAGGGCAGCGCTAAGCAGCGACGAGAGCAACTCTCCTACACAATTAAACCAGTTTAAGAGGCTGGTTGAGAAACCCTCCCTTATGAAGCGCATTGGCAAGGGATTTGGAGCTAATGTAAGCGACGAGGAATATCCATTGGTCAGCGACGGAAGCTCCAGCATACCTG GCAGCCAATCCAACATTTCCCTGACAAATCCCGATAATACCGAAATGACGACGTTACGAATCAGAGACCGTCCTCAATCTCTCCTCAAAGCAGGCACTTCTAAAGACTCCTGCGATTTCCTCGGCAAAAACGAAGCAAATTTGAA GATGGCCCCTTGGTACCAAGAGGGCATTCCCCGGGAAATCGCCTTGGAAATCCTGGGGCAGGAACCTATAGGGTCGTTCATGGTGCGCAAAAGCACCACCAAAGCCGGCTGCTTCGCTTTAAGCGTCCGGGTACCTCGCAGTTTCCAACCCAGAGGAATCGCCCACTACTTGATAATGAGGACTGGAAAGGGATATCGAATAAAG GGGTTTACCAAAGATTTCCCCACCATGGCGTCCCTGATCGCCCATCATTCAGTAATGCCAGAACTACTTCCCTGTCCTCTTTCGCTGAGCAGGTACCATCCAGTGTGCGTCATCTCGGATTGCAGAAGGGACTTCGCTGACATTCAGCCCAAACACGCAGAGGGATAG
- the LOC136349355 gene encoding methanethiol oxidase: MPCDNGPGYASPLDAMTKGPRETLLYVCCVQPDQSNGKSDLLATVDVDPESPTYCQIIHRLRTGRPNDELHHSGWNICSSCHGKEECSKRDKLILPALLSNRIFVVNTGKNPRMPYLQKVVEAPEVDKVNCTALHTTHCLADGNIMISVMGDLQGNPKSDYILVDSETLTVKGTWVKGKSARFNYDFWYQPYHDVMVSTEWGAPKIWKRGFHPDDDQIPDAYGQNLNFYSWSKRELVQTIDLGKEDGVAPLEVRFLHNPKESQGYVGTAVGSAVFRFYKREDGTWATERVIKVQPKKVSGWVAPHIGGLISDILISLDDRFLYFSNWLQGDVRQYDITDRSNPKLTGQVFLGGKLVSDSDVKALDDTENSREPLFIKGKRFYGGPQMLQLSLDGKRLYVSTSLFSPWDKQFYPETIKEGGKIVKLDIDTINGGMALDKDFLVDFSEGVDGPILPHEMRYPGGDCTSDIWLANEN; this comes from the exons ATGCCTTGCGATAACG GACCTGGATATGCCTCCCCTTTGGACGCCATGACCAAAGGCCCGAGGGAGACTCTGCTATACGTTTGCTGCGTACAGCCCGACCAATCCAATGGCAAAAGCGACCTCTTGGCCACAGTGGATGTGGACCCTGAGTCGCCGACCTACTGCCAA ATTATCCATAGATTGCGAACTGGAAGGCCCAATGACGAGCTGCATCACAGCGGTTGGAACATCTGCTCTAGTTGCCACGGAAAGGAGGAGTGCTCCAAGAGGGACAAGCTGATACTCCCCGCTCTACTCTCCAACAGAATATTCGTTGTGAATACCGGAAAGAACCCCCGAATGCCTTATTTGCAGAAG GTAGTTGAAGCCCCTGAAGTAGACAAAGTCAACTGCACGGCCCTGCATACCACCCACTGCCTCGCAGATGGCAACATAATGATTTCCGTCATGGGAGACTTGCAGGGAAACCCCAAGAGCGACTACATCCTGGTAGATTCCGAAACTTTAACTGTGAAGGGCACATGGGTTAAAGGCAAATCGGCCCGATTCAACTATGACTTCTGGTATCAGCCCTATCACGACGTTATGGTGTCCACGGAATGGGGGGCTCCCAAGATCTGGAAAAGGGGATTCCATCCAGACGACGACCAGATTCCAGACGCTTATGGGCAGAACCTAAACTTCTATTCTTGGAGCAAAAGAGAGCTGGTGCAGACCATTGATCTGGGAAAAGAGGATGGAGTTGCCCCTCTGGAGGTGAGGTTTTTACATAACCCCAAGGAGAGTCAGGGGTACGTGGGGACTGCAGTAGGTTCTGCAGTGTTCCGGTTTTATAAGCGGGAAGATGGAACCTGGGCTACAGAAAGGGTCATTAAAGTTCAGCCAAAGAAAGTATCAGGGTGGGTGGCGCCTCATATTGGGGGCCTCATAAGCGATATACTAATTTCTCTCGACGATCGTTTTCTGTACTTCTCAAACTGGCTTCAAGGAGATGTGAGGCAATATGATATCACTGATAGATCTAATCCCAAACTCACAG GCCAAGTGTTTTTGGGAGGCAAACTCGTCTCAGACTCGGACGTTAAAGCCCTGGACGACACGGAAAATTCGAGGGAACCACTATTTATCAAGGGGAAAAGATTCTATGGGGGACCGCAAATGCTGCAGCTCTCTTTAGATGGAAAGAGGCTTTATGTTAGCACCAGTCTATTCTCCCCTTGGGACAAGCAATTTTACCCTGAGACCATAAAAGAGGGTGGAAAAATTGTGAAGCTGGACATCGATACTATCAATGGGGGCATGGCCCTTGACAAGGACTTTTTGGTGGACTTTTCGGAAGGGGTTGATGGACCTATTTTGCCGCACGAAATGAG GTACCCTGGAGGGGACTGCACCTCGGATATTTGGCTGgccaatgaaaactaa
- the LOC136349369 gene encoding uncharacterized protein translates to MNNYLIEQFKSLGSNEPTAVVAAQVYLELCEVKLYWSPSYSYNSQLQKIIIRAKQKRSSDVDSIFVPISSYEPLSFNQLQNFLLSCSCSSNSPSRFDMCLL, encoded by the exons atgaataattattta aTTGAACAATTCAAATCTCTCGGCTCTAATGAGCCCACTGCAGTCGTGGCTGCTCAAGTCTATTTGGAGCTTTGTGAAG TGAAGTTGTACTGGAGTCCCAGCTATAGCTATAATTCGCAACTTCAAAAGATTATCATTAGAGCAAAGCAGAAACGTTCCTCTGATGTAGACAGCATTTTCGTACCAATTTCCAGTTATGAGCCTCTCAGCTTCAACCAGCTGCAAAATTTCCTGCTTAGTTGTAGCTGCTCCAG CAATAGTCCATCCAGATTCGACATGTGTTTACTATAA